One Saccharomyces eubayanus strain FM1318 chromosome XVI, whole genome shotgun sequence DNA segment encodes these proteins:
- the DPC25 gene encoding Dpc25p, which produces MIRSHGWSMLSKFYPARNFTRCSKIDMTFEGNTQDISASAEERMSTVFGGRLKGEPPRSTSRVLTGGMKKIAGVPVPAKPQEPDNCCMSGCVNCVWEIYSEDLRDWKHRRKEAAQKIQGTKEKWPKDWNPPLGLLSIKNVPTELQKKKLELDDMKADQPPDLSAIRDMFPKRKGPLPKSVLAAKKKNNALRYKHEQEERDNQQTAQLEADEGWEDIPVYVKAFAEFESKKRLQKIHQQEEQKKKTALV; this is translated from the coding sequence ATGATAAGAAGTCACGGATGGTCAATGCTTAGCAAATTTTATCCAGCTCGGAATTTCACAAGATGTTCCAAGATAGATATGACTTTTGAGGGAAACACTCAGGACATTTCCGCTTCTGCTGAAGAAAGGATGTCCACTGTCTTTGGAGGTCGTCTGAAAGGCGAGCCACCAAGATCTACAAGCAGGGTGCTTACGGGtggaatgaagaaaatagcTGGTGTCCCTGTACCTGCAAAACCGCAGGAACCTGATAACTGTTGCATGTCAGGGTGTGTTAATTGTGTGTGGGAGATATATAGTGAGGATTTAAGGGACTGGAAACACAGGAGAAAAGAAGCTGCGCAAAAGATTCAGGGAACAAAGGAGAAGTGGCCTAAAGATTGGAATCCACCTTTAGGCTTGTTAAGCATAAAAAACGTTCCAACCGAActacagaaaaagaaattggaacTCGATGATATGAAAGCAGATCAACCTCCTGATTTATCGGCTATCAGAGATATGTTCCCCAAGAGGAAAGGGCCTCTGCCTAAGAGTGTCTTAGCagccaagaaaaaaaacaatgctCTAAGATACAAGCACGAGCAAGAGGAACGGGACAACCAACAAACAGCCCAGCTAGAAGCAGACGAAGGTTGGGAGGATATTCCTGTTTACGTTAAAGCATTTGCTGAATTTGagtcaaagaagagattacaaaaaattcatcaacaggaagaacaaaaaaagaaaaccgcTTTGGTTTGA
- the SSE1 gene encoding adenyl-nucleotide exchange factor SSE1 has protein sequence MSTPFGLDLGNNNSVLAVARNRGIDIVVNEVSNRSTPSVVGFGPKNRYLGETGKNKQTSNIKNTVANLKRILGLNYGHPDLKQESKHFTSKLVELDDKKVGAEVRFAGEKHVFSATQLTAMFIDKVKDTAKQETKANITDVCIAVPAWYTEEQRYNVGDAARIAGLNPVRIVNDVTAAGVSYGIFKNDLPEGEEKPRIVAFVDIGHSSYTCSIMAFKKGQLKVLGTACDKHFGGRDFDLAITEHFADEFKSKYKIDIRENPKAYNRILTAAEKLKKVLSANTTAPFSVESVMNDVDVSSQLTRESLEELVKPLLERVTEPVTRALAQANLTAEDVDFVEIIGGTTRIPTLKQSISEAFGKPLSTTLNQDEAIAKGAAFICAIHSPTLRVRPFKFEDIHPYSVSYSWDKQVEDEDHMEVFPAGSTFPSTKLITLNRTGDFSMAANYTDITQLPTDTPEYIANWEITGVQLPEGQDSVPVKLKLRCDPSGLHTIEEAYSIEDIEVEEAVPLAEDAPEDAEPEFKKVIKTVKKDDLTIIEHTFGLEAKKLNELIEKENEMIAQDKLVAETEDRKNTLEEYIYTLRGKLDEEYSTFASDAEKTKLKDMLNKAEEWLYDDGFDSIKAKYIAKYEELASLGNVIRGRYLAKEEEKKQALRSKQESSQMAALAEKLAAQRKAEADKKDDKKDTEGDVDMD, from the coding sequence atgaGTACTCCATTTGGTTTAGATTTAGGTAACAATAACTCTGTCTTGGCTGTTGCTAGAAACAGAGGTATTGACATTGTTGTTAATGAAGTCTCTAACCGTTCCACCCCTTCTGTTGTTGGTTTCGGTCCAAAGAACAGATATTTGGGTGAAACTGGTAAGAACAAGCAAACTTCCAACATCAAGAACACCGTTGCCAACCTAAAGAGAATTCTTGGTTTAAACTACGGTCACCCAGATTTGAAACAAGAATCCAAGCACTTTACTTCCAAGTTAGTTGAATTGGATGACAAGAAGGTTGGTGCTGAAGTTAGATTTGCTGGTGAAAAGCACGTTTTCTCTGCCACTCAACTAACTGCCATGTTCATCGATAAAGTCAAGGACACCGCCAagcaagaaacaaaagctAACATCACTGATGTTTGTATTGCCGTTCCAGCTTGGTACACAGAAGAACAACGTTATAACGTCGGTGATGCCGCTAGGATTGCCGGCTTGAACCCAGTTAGAATCGTCAATGATGTTACCGCTGCTGGTGTTTCTTACGGTATCTTCAAGAACGACTTGCCagaaggtgaagaaaaaccaagaattgttgcttttgttgACATCGGCCACTCTTCCTACACATGTTCCATCATGGCTTTCAAGAAGGGTCAATTAAAGGTCTTAGGTACTGCTTGTGACAAACATTTTGGTGGTAGAGACTTCGATTTGGCTATCACTGAACATTTTGCTGATGAGTTCAAGTCCAAGTACAAGATCGACATCAGAGAAAATCCAAAGGCTTACAACAGAATTTTGACTGCcgctgaaaaattgaagaaggttTTGTCTGCTAACACTACTGCTCCATTCTCTGTTGAATCCGTTATGAACGATGTTGATGTATCATCCCAATTAACTCGTGAATCATTGGAAGAATTAGTCAAGCCATTGTTGGAACGTGTTACTGAACCAGTTACCAGAGCTTTAGCTCAAGCCAACTTGACTGCTGAAgatgttgattttgttgaaatcaTTGGTGGTACCACCCGTATCCCAACTTTGAAGCAATCCATTTCTGAAGCCTTCGGAAAGCCTTTGTCTACCACTTTGAACCAAGATGAAGCTATTGCTAAGGGTGCTGCTTTCATTTGTGCCATTCACTCTCCAACTCTAAGAGTTAGACCATTCAAGTTCGAGGACATCCATCCTTACTCTGTTTCTTACTCTTGGGACAAACAAgttgaagacgaagatcACATGGAAGTCTTCCCAGCCGGCTCAACTTTCCCATCTACTAAGTTGATTACTTTAAACCGTACTGGTGACTTCTCAATGGCTGCCAACTACACCGACATCACACAATTACCAACTGACACTCCAGAATACATTGCTAACTGGGAAATCACTGGTGTCCAACTACCAGAAGGCCAAGACTCCGTTCCAGTCAAGTTAAAGTTGAGATGTGACCCATCTGGCTTACACACTATTGAAGAAGCCTACTCAATCGAAGATATTGAGGTTGAAGAGGCTGTTCCATTAGCAGAAGATGCTCCAGAAGATGCCGAACCAGAATTTAAGAAGGTTATTAAGACCGTGAAGAAGGACGATTTGACTATTATCGAACACACTTTTGGTTTGGAAGCTAAAAAGTTGAATGAATtaattgaaaaggaaaacgaaaTGATCGCCCAAGATAAATTAGTCGCTGAAACTGAAGACCGTAAGAACACTCTTGAAGAATACATTTACACCTTGCGTGGTAAGTTGGATGAAGAATACTCTACCTTTGCCTCTGATGCTGAAAAGACCAAATTGAAGGATATGTTAAACAAGGCTGAAGAATGGTTATACGACGATGGTTTYGATTCCATCAAGGCCAAATACATTGCTAAATACGAAGAATTAGCTTCTCTAGGTAACGTTATCAGAGGTAGATACTTGGctaaggaagaagaaaagaagcaagCTTTAAGATCCAAACAAGAATCCTCTCAAATGGCTGCTTTGGCTGAAAAATTGGCTGCTCAAAGAAAGGCTGAAGCTGACAAGAAGGATGACAAGAAGGATACCGAAGGTGATGTCGACATGGATTAA
- the SYH1 gene encoding Syh1p produces MNPLNSLVFDLQSIKLADANSDTTTLSNSNTPMMNNTAPLQRTSSLLDSIGIQRGSSPFVPASVNAVNGAGAVPMNAYGAEIAGSGPQIPVNQDNSGAFNVASNLHVSTSSASLNNNQPNALPNMGSYLFNSAGLASNAGNQLPPPGIESQWKYVDSNGNIQGPFSSNNMSQWYQAGYFTPTLQICRLATSIEPFGVSDQFITLGKLTTLVNNYQDPFTTFDFIAITALSGVPSVTPIAPENQKVETKKLKPTADVHSDDFTYEEILNLKFEDGSYYRETQVWVPVNGRHVTKVDHIPESIKKSAPTAGVEKRARSNEPKSAPTKASAEEYKVETASDENELPQEAQNADEKTILQDSILSKVQEVEQISPENRELENTSQISSEEQKRFAKAELMAQKLLEEQQRQEEEKKRREEQRNLKKEKKLKQKQKKEEDKLKKKKKEDGKLEKEKQKELLNSILSEDTESSSPTESPVASSGTNLAPWANKQADDAVSNQISSALEDLKKKNTLKKEKKPSRTQLDREEALKLQKEILGSTQAQTTAHTASAWGIKPQQQPIKLDIKEELLKGSKSAKGLPTVNKKKMSKDDDFQSNSTFIEEQKKLWEQVQKKSKKSNRITSLDDFISRTPSPLSSAANSSNPSNAWTTVSSKSTTTSTTSAAPVSVNQPRSYISPDKLRSVGGTASTIKTKANGKGKQIGSSTSIPNLKARQAKVSRAPAYPGNASVSKRQEFLKWCRSQLKLNSGVQPDNVLEMLLSLPPGPESKEIIADTIYSYSSTMDGRRFATDFTKKRLECEEQISDPLSWSEVLTMPEGSSEDWEFQVVGKKKGRRF; encoded by the coding sequence ATGAATCCTCTGAACTCTCTAGTATTTGATCTCCAGAGTATCAAGCTTGCAGACGCAAACTCAGATACAACTACACTATCAAATAGCAACACTCCAATGATGAACAATACAGCTCCTCTACAAAGGACCTCCTCTCTTTTGGATTCCATTGGCATCCAAAGAGGGTCCTCTCCATTTGTACCAGCAAGCGTTAATGCTGTTAATGGTGCCGGTGCTGTTCCAATGAATGCATATGGTGCTGAAATTGCTGGATCTGGCCCACAGATACCTGTTAATCAAGACAACAGCGGTGCGTTCAACGTGGCGTCTAATTTGCATGTGAGCACTAGCAGTGCTTCTCTTAACAACAATCAGCCGAACGCATTGCCGAATATGGGTTCttatcttttcaattcagCAGGACTTGCCTCTAACGCTGGCAACCAACTTCCACCGCCTGGTATAGAATCGCAGTGGAAATACGTTGACTCGAACGGTAACATTCAAGGCCCCTTTAGTAGCAACAATATGTCACAATGGTATCAAGCAGGGTATTTCACCCCGACCTTGCAGATTTGTAGATTAGCAACATCTATCGAGCCATTTGGTGTGAGTGATCAGTTCATCACACTGGGTAAATTAACTACCTTGGTTAACAACTATCAGGACCCATTTACcacttttgattttattgcAATTACGGCATTAAGTGGTGTTCCATCTGTCACACCAATTGCGCcagaaaaccaaaaggttgaaacaaaaaagttaaAGCCTACTGCTGATGTGCATAGTGATGACTTTACTTACGAAGAGATATTAAATCTCAAGTTTGAAGACGGAAGCTACTATCGTGAAACTCAAGTTTGGGTTCCTGTAAACGGCCGTCATGTCACGAAAGTAGACCACATTCCTGAGAGTATTAAGAAGTCTGCACCTACTGCTGGCGTTGAAAAAAGAGCCCGTTCTAATGAACCAAAAAGTGCTCCAACTAAAGCGAGCGCAGAGGAGTACAAAGTGGAAACTGCTAGCGATGAAAACGAATTACCTCAGGAAGCCCAAAACGCTGACGAGAAAACCATTCTTCAAGATTCAATTCTGTCAAAAGTGCAAGAGGTTGAACAAATATCTCCAGAGAACAGGGAGCTAGAAAACACTTCTCAAATATCTTctgaagaacaaaaaaggTTTGCAAAAGCAGAATTGATGGCTCAAAAATTGCTGGAAGAACaacaaagacaagaagaagaaaaaaagagaagagaagaacaGCGCAATctaaagaaagagaaaaaactaaagcaaaagcaaaagaaggaagaagataaattgaaaaaaaagaagaaggaagacGGGAAGttagaaaaagagaaacaaaaggaaTTGTTAAATAGTATCTTGAGTGAAGATACAGAGTCCTCCTCGCCCACTGAAAGCCCTGTCGCCTCTTCCGGTACCAATTTAGCACCCTGGGCTAACAAGCAAGCAGACGATGCTGTCTCTAATCAAATATCTTCTGCATTAGAAgatctgaagaagaaaaacacattaaagaaagagaagaagcCTAGTCGTACTCAATTAGACCGCGAAGAAGCATTGAAAttacaaaaggaaataCTAGGTTCAACGCAGGCTCAAACAACAGCTCATACCGCTTCTGCCTGGGGTATAAAGCCACAACAGCAACCAATCAAGCTTGAcatcaaagaagaattgtTGAAAGGCTCTAAAAGTGCAAAGGGTCTGCCAACAGttaacaagaagaaaatgagtAAGGATGATGATTTCCAATCAAACTCTACTTTCATTgaagaacagaaaaagcTGTGGGAAcaagttcaaaagaaatccaagaaaTCCAACCGCATTACCTCGCTCGATGATTTCATTTCAAGGACGCCTTCCCCATTATCTTCAGCGGCCAATTCGTCAAATCCTAGTAATGCGTGGACCACGGTTTCTTCTAAGAGTACTACCACTTCGACAACTTCAGCGGCCCCCGTGTCCGTAAATCAACCAAGGTCATACATTAGTCCTGATAAACTACGTTCTGTAGGAGGAACAGCCAGTACAATAAAAACTAAGGCAAACGGGAAGGGTAAGCAAATCGGCTCATCTACTAGTATCCCTAACCTGAAAGCCCGTCAAGCTAAAGTATCACGAGCTCCTGCCTATCCCGGTAATGCTTCGGTTTCTAAGCgtcaagaatttttgaagtggTGTCGGTCTCAATTGAAGTTAAACTCAGGCGTTCAACCCGACAATGTTTTAGAAATGTTGCTGAGCTTGCCACCAGGTCCTGAGTCTAAAGAAATCATTGCTGACACCATATATTCTTATAGTTCAACCATGGATGGTAGAAGATTTGCTACTGATTTTACCAAAAAGCGCTTAGAATGCGAAGAACAAATCAGCGATCCATTAAGCTGGAGCGAAGTATTAACTATGCCCGAAGGTAGTTCTGAAGATTGGGAATTCCAAGTCGTTGGTaagaagaaaggaagaCGCTTCTAA
- the MSD1 gene encoding aspartate--tRNA ligase MSD1: MLVRSKVCLYTVIRQLTSFPEASVIKKKFLFERNTSTVDQLKEVSNGQKVVLNGWIEQKPKRIGKNLIFGLLRDCNGDTIQLVDNKSLLKGFTLEDVIQAKGVLSLKRKLSNEEANKYEVQLEDVVVLNASNKKPAQLQDFKLSASYPPELRYLQLRSPKFQNFLKKRSSISKEVRNSFNNLNFTEIETPTLFKATPEGAREFLVPTRTKRSDGKPSFYALDQSPQQYKQLLIAGGINKYYQMARCFRDEDLRADRQPEFTQVDMEMAFANSEDVMEVIEKVVPDVWCKFSDKGGLLTLNNNCSLVPAKKDDNTVSIFRMSYEQAMSEYGIDKPDLRAPDLKIVNLSEFNAFSHLNKMFPVFEVMILRNAFSNMEEYDNHWSFLTNENNYNYRIPIVLPIENDEQAQSNWFENFLGIATFENPHLITKFLKLRKGDIICGCTREPNHSIFENPTPLGRLRQLVLQNEKGKNLYYSTDKDVASWIVDFPLFSPVTIEEKPVKMEKFAYPEYEKDKLCSTHHPFTMVKLNDYEKLEKTPEKCLGQHYDFVVNGVELGGGSTRVHDPRLQNYIFESVLKIDNAQELFGHLLDAFDMGTPPHAGFAIGFDRMCAMICGTESIRDVIAFPKSITGADLVVKSPSVIPESVLEAYNIRYGNSEK, encoded by the coding sequence ATGTTGGTCCGTTCCAAGGTTTGTTTATATACGGTCATTAGGCAATTGACTAGCTTCCCAGAAGCTAGTGtgattaaaaaaaagtttctaTTCGAAAGAAATACTTCGACTGTAGATCAGTTGAAAGAAGTATCCAATGGCCAAAAGGTGGTTCTCAATGGATGGATAGAGCAAAAACCTAAAAGAATTGGCAAgaatttgatatttggACTTTTAAGGGACTGTAACGGCGATACAATTCAATTGGTCGATAACAAGTCGTTACTGAAAGGATTTACTTTAGAGGATGTAATTCAGGCCAAGGGTGTACTTTCTTTAAAGAGAAAGCTATCAAATGAGGAAGCGAATAAGTACGAAGTACAGCTGGAAGACGTAGTGGTATTAAACGCTTCGAATAAGAAACCTGCTCAACTGCAGGATTTCAAATTGTCTGCTAGTTATCCACCGGAACTCCGCTACCTACAACTGAGAAGTCCCAAGTTTCAGAACTTTTTAAAGAAGAGGTCCTCTATCTCGAAGGAAGTTagaaattctttcaataatttgaaCTTTACGGAAATAGAGACCCCAACTTTATTCAAAGCTACCCCAGAGGGCGCAAGGGAGTTTCTAGTACCAACAAGGACCAAGAGATCTGATGGGAAACCCTCGTTTTATGCTCTCGACCAAAGTCCTCAACAATACAAGCAACTTTTGATCGCCGGCGGCATCAAtaaatattatcaaatgGCTAGGTGTTTTAGAGATGAAGATTTGAGAGCTGATAGGCAACCCGAGTTTACACAAGTTGACATGGAAATGGCATTTGCTAATTCTGAAGATGTTATGGAAGTCATCGAGAAGGTCGTTCCTGATGTGTGGTGTAAATTCTCTGACAAGGGAGGATTATTAACTTTAAACAACAATTGTTCATTAGTGCCTGCGAAAAAAGACGACAACACAGTATCTATCTTTCGCATGTCTTATGAGCAAGCGATGTCTGAATACGGTATCGATAAACCGGACTTAAGGGCACCAGACTTGAAAATTGTTAACTTGAGTGAGTTCAACGCGTTTAGTCATTTGAACAAAATGTTCCCCGTTTTTGAAGTGATGATCTTAAGAAATGCTTTTTCGAATATGGAGGAATACGACAATCATTGGTCATTCCTAaccaatgaaaacaattatAACTATAGAATTCCAATTGTGCTTCCAATCGAAAATGACGAACAAGCTCAATCAAACTGGTTCGAGAACTTTCTTGGAATTGCGACTTTCGAAAATCCTCATTTAATAACcaagtttttaaaattaCGTAAAGGTGACATAATCTGCGGCTGTACCAGAGAACCAAACCATTCTATCTTTGAGAATCCCACTCCTTTGGGAAGGTTGAGACAGTTGGTGTTGCAAAacgaaaaaggaaaaaaccTCTATTATAGCACCGATAAAGATGTTGCTTCTTGGATTGTTGATTTCCCATTGTTTTCGCCGGTTACCATCGAAGAGAAGCCTGttaaaatggaaaagtttGCTTATCCGGAATACGAGAAGGATAAGCTATGCTCTACGCACCATCCTTTCACTATGGTAAAGCTCAATgattatgaaaaattagagAAGACCCCAGAGAAGTGTTTGGGTCAACATTATGATTTTGTAGTAAATGGCGTAGAATTGGGCGGTGGCTCTACAAGAGTTCATGATCCGAGATTACAAAACTATATTTTTGAGAGCGTTCTCAAAATTGACAATGCACAGGAACTATTTGGTCACCTATTGGATGCTTTTGATATGGGAACACCACCTCATGCTGGTTTCGCAATTGGCTTTGATAGAATGTGCGCCATGATCTGTGGTACTGAAAGTATAAGGGATGTAATTGCTTTTCCCAAAAGTATCACAGGAGCTGATTTGGTGGTTAAGAGTCCAAGTGTGATACCCGAAAGCGTTTTAGAGGCTTACAATATCAGATATGGCAATTCGGAAAAGTGA